One part of the Trichomycterus rosablanca isolate fTriRos1 chromosome 25, fTriRos1.hap1, whole genome shotgun sequence genome encodes these proteins:
- the LOC134302568 gene encoding uncharacterized protein LOC134302568 gives MAAVKQLILFSVLVSVTASSDVYKLVNSSVQLDTQDKNFQFEQFRWIFKSDNILRYFSGSKSITKYEGYEERVEFNTETLRLTLKNLQKTDSGLYEAKTENKQEKVVARYTLYVLDPVKEPELTSVYQQSSDSCNVTSLGLTLSINSSFDKKTCEESETLPEGVSYTLSLCVNGSHVICNHSNPVSSKVTLKEINQLCPHEPDSIPCDAITTTGGSVCLLKIVLYSVGLVLMMSAVITVHIRERLIKPKIEQHRE, from the exons ATGGCGGCTGTAAAGCAGCTAATTCTTTTCTCTGTTTTGGTCTCAGTTACGG CATCCAGTGATGTGTATAAGCTGGTTAACAGTTCTGTTCAACTCGACACACAAGATAAAAACTTTCAGTTTGAGCAATTCAGGTGGATTTTTAAGAGTGACAATATTCTGAGATACTTCAGTGGGAGTAAATCCATAACAAAATATGAAGGTTATGAAGAGCGGGTGGAGTTCAATACTGAAACACTGAGATTAACACTGAAGAACTTACAGAAGACTGATAGTGGACTGTATGAAGcaaaaactgaaaataaacaGGAGAAAGTTGTGGCTCGTTACACACTGTACGTTTTGG ATCCAGTGAAGGAACCAGAACTTACTTCTGTTTACCAGCAGAGCAGTGACTCCTGTAATGTGACCAGTTTAGGTCTCACACTCTCAATCAACTCAAGCTTTGACAAGAAAACCTGTGAGGAGAGTGAGACATTACCTGAAGGTGTCTCCTATACACTTTCTCTCTGTGTTAATGGAAGCCATGTCATCTGTAATCATAGCAACCCAGTCAGCTCAAAAGTGACTTTAAAGGAGATAAATCAACTCTGCCCTCATGAGCCTGATTCCATTCCAT GTGATGCTATCACTACTACAGGTGGATCTGTTTGCCTGCTGAAGATAGTGCTGTATTCTGTGGGTCTGGTTCTCATGATGTCTGCAGTGATCACCGTCCACATTAGAGAGAGACTCATCAAACCAAAGATAGAGCAACACAGGGAATAA